A region from the Bradyrhizobium erythrophlei genome encodes:
- a CDS encoding bifunctional glycosyltransferase family 2/GtrA family protein — translation MSDRSAHEFSLPGELPRDLSLLSKVTRVKLSIVIPCYNEEKTLEKCVNRVLAIQDETLELELVIVDDCSKDKSPEIARRISERTPGLVLLQHEVNRGKGAALRTGIAHATGDFVAIQDADLEYDPMDLRKLLIPLRDGVADVVLGSRFLSSDVRRVLYFWHSLGNRFLTTLSNMLTDLNLSDMETCYKVFRREIIQSIAIEENRFGFEPEVVAKIAQKRLRIYEMGISYRGRTYAEGKKISMKDGWRALYCILKYNLHAVPIPIQFVFYTFIGGLSAIVNLVSFLGLLGLGAGLVPSALLAFFIAAGVNYYLSVTFIFQHKAKWSTITEPLIYIGVVIVIGLVDVFITRSFVAIGMSPALAKIFATGIGLVLNFAGRRFVVFPERSNPDWQSQSRD, via the coding sequence ATGTCTGACCGTTCAGCCCACGAGTTCTCTCTCCCTGGAGAGCTGCCGAGAGATTTATCGCTTCTTAGTAAAGTAACGAGGGTAAAACTCAGTATCGTTATCCCGTGTTACAATGAAGAAAAAACTCTTGAAAAATGTGTAAACCGTGTCCTTGCAATTCAAGACGAGACATTGGAGTTAGAGCTTGTCATTGTTGATGATTGCTCAAAGGACAAGAGCCCGGAAATCGCGCGTCGAATATCGGAGCGCACACCTGGCTTAGTCTTGTTGCAGCACGAGGTGAACAGGGGCAAAGGAGCGGCCCTCCGGACCGGCATCGCGCATGCAACTGGTGATTTTGTCGCCATTCAGGACGCGGATCTCGAATATGATCCGATGGACCTAAGGAAGTTATTGATTCCACTTCGTGACGGTGTGGCGGACGTTGTTCTGGGGTCTCGCTTCTTATCATCGGACGTGCGTCGGGTGCTTTACTTCTGGCATTCGCTTGGCAATCGATTCCTTACCACGCTCTCCAATATGCTCACCGATCTGAACCTTTCCGACATGGAGACTTGTTACAAGGTTTTCCGGCGCGAGATAATTCAAAGTATCGCGATTGAGGAAAATCGTTTCGGTTTTGAGCCAGAGGTGGTTGCAAAAATTGCGCAAAAGCGACTGCGTATTTACGAAATGGGAATATCCTATCGTGGCCGTACGTATGCTGAGGGAAAAAAAATCTCTATGAAGGACGGTTGGCGGGCTTTGTATTGCATTCTCAAATACAACCTGCACGCGGTCCCGATACCGATACAGTTCGTCTTCTACACGTTCATCGGCGGCCTCTCCGCGATCGTGAATTTGGTGAGCTTTTTGGGGCTTCTTGGGCTCGGAGCGGGACTTGTGCCGTCGGCCCTGTTGGCGTTCTTCATAGCCGCAGGCGTCAACTACTATCTTTCGGTCACGTTCATTTTTCAACATAAGGCAAAATGGAGCACGATCACCGAACCTCTTATCTACATCGGAGTCGTTATTGTGATCGGCCTAGTCGATGTGTTTATCACCCGCTCGTTTGTCGCCATCGGAATGAGTCCTGCGCTAGCAAAAATTTTCGCTACGGGTATTGGTTTAGTTCTGAACTTCGCTGGGCGACGTTTCGTGGTATTCCCGGAGAGGTCCAATCCGGATTGGCAGTCGCAGTCTCGCGACTGA
- a CDS encoding glycosyltransferase family 4 protein, translated as MPDHLTIKSAQLASAKGPIEAADGGVRLRVAYMTGEYPRATDTFIQREVAALRALGHHVQTFSVRTPPASENVEAEILAGRKSTIYLLPPQGLIIAHLAQVFSSPGRYFAALALAWNICPPGIRAMARQVAYFAEAAMLVRLIRKHDLSHLHNHFADSSCSVAVIAAAMGEITYSFTIHGPTEFFEPKYWRIDEKVRRALFVNCISHFCRSQVMLFAPLDCWKKLRIVHCGVDPEAFEVKRHQGRGGRLLFVGRLAAIKGLPIILEVLARLEDVTLDIVGDGPDRQLLEEQARLLNISSRVRFLGYQSQQHIRGLFKQADVFVMSSFAEGVPVVLMEAMAAGIPVVAPRIAGIPELVRDGQSGLLVAPGDVNEMASAVDRLLRDAGLRNRFAIAARHDVERDFNIQTESRWLAEIVSSAIAGRSIGIRP; from the coding sequence ATGCCCGATCATTTGACGATCAAATCTGCCCAGCTTGCCAGCGCAAAAGGCCCGATTGAGGCGGCAGATGGCGGGGTGCGCCTGCGCGTGGCATATATGACAGGAGAATATCCGCGGGCGACAGACACGTTCATCCAGCGCGAGGTGGCAGCTTTGCGCGCGCTTGGTCACCACGTCCAGACTTTCTCCGTCCGGACGCCGCCCGCGAGCGAAAATGTGGAAGCGGAGATATTGGCAGGGAGAAAATCGACGATCTACCTGCTGCCTCCACAAGGGTTGATAATCGCGCACCTTGCTCAGGTGTTTTCCTCCCCAGGACGGTATTTCGCCGCTTTGGCGTTGGCTTGGAATATCTGTCCTCCAGGCATCAGAGCAATGGCGCGACAGGTCGCGTATTTTGCCGAGGCGGCGATGCTGGTGCGGCTGATAAGGAAACACGACCTCTCTCATTTGCATAACCATTTTGCGGATTCGAGTTGCTCCGTCGCCGTGATCGCTGCGGCAATGGGCGAGATCACGTACAGTTTTACTATCCACGGGCCGACTGAGTTTTTTGAGCCGAAATATTGGCGTATCGACGAGAAAGTTCGCAGGGCCCTGTTTGTGAATTGCATTAGCCACTTTTGTCGCAGTCAGGTCATGCTATTCGCTCCGCTGGATTGCTGGAAAAAATTGCGGATCGTCCATTGCGGCGTCGATCCGGAGGCTTTCGAGGTCAAGAGACATCAGGGGCGGGGAGGGCGGTTGCTCTTCGTGGGACGGCTGGCAGCCATTAAAGGTCTGCCGATCATTCTGGAGGTGCTTGCCAGATTGGAAGACGTGACTCTCGATATTGTGGGCGACGGACCGGATCGGCAACTTCTAGAGGAGCAAGCTCGGCTCTTGAACATTTCCTCTCGCGTTAGGTTTCTCGGCTATCAATCGCAACAGCATATCCGCGGTTTATTTAAGCAGGCCGACGTGTTTGTTATGAGCAGCTTTGCCGAGGGGGTGCCGGTGGTGCTGATGGAGGCCATGGCGGCTGGTATACCGGTCGTCGCCCCGCGCATTGCTGGCATTCCGGAGTTGGTACGGGATGGTCAAAGCGGGTTACTGGTGGCGCCAGGGGACGTGAATGAGATGGCGAGCGCCGTCGATAGGTTGCTCCGAGACGCTGGATTGCGAAATCGGTTTGCGATCGCCGCGCGACACGACGTTGAGCGCGATTTTAATATTCAGACGGAGTCGCGCTGGCTTGCAGAAATTGTGAGCAGCGCGATCGCCGGGCGAAGCATAGGGATTCGGCCATGA
- a CDS encoding glycosyltransferase family 61 protein: MAVAYRLKNWLKGLLRKPRKALLRMPDRLRLIVGRVAVRIVPQIRIDRDILYPPTGVCASTAEWVSGIGKTLSAEFRPVDACYTADHLLPRTVHQQVRRQFLMDEAYPCPATFVARIPGGRVLNEGLVITPDNVLLDDVSINFGEPLEAKLEYVRREWTWRPLTDVKGTVAVLSTTGAMLYYHWLFQLLPRFELMKRSGVDLNSIDYFLVNSRKAPFQRESLAALGIDQRKIIESSMVPYLRASTLVVPSVPLSGGCYAPWMREFLRNTFLRGVDNEMEPATRRLYISRGSAGYRRVLNQGDVVRLLDQFGFEEAKFETMSVRQQAATIASCEAIVAPHGGGLSNLIFCRPATKVIEIYSPELVAGYFWKISALLGLDYYYLLGKGPSSSTDVDYPQSWNASADIEVDLDRLRETLELANVRPIKDDRTQSLKVRSR, encoded by the coding sequence GTGGCTGTCGCCTATCGATTGAAGAATTGGCTAAAGGGGTTGTTGAGGAAGCCTCGGAAAGCCCTTCTGCGTATGCCGGATCGCCTGAGGCTGATTGTTGGGCGCGTAGCAGTTCGAATTGTGCCCCAAATAAGGATCGATCGGGATATTTTATATCCACCGACGGGTGTCTGTGCTTCAACCGCCGAGTGGGTTTCGGGCATTGGGAAGACGTTGAGTGCAGAATTCCGGCCAGTGGATGCCTGTTACACCGCCGACCATCTGCTGCCGAGGACAGTTCATCAACAGGTCCGTCGGCAGTTCTTGATGGACGAGGCTTATCCCTGCCCGGCGACTTTTGTCGCCCGGATTCCTGGGGGGCGGGTTCTCAATGAGGGCCTCGTCATCACGCCTGACAACGTGTTGCTTGACGACGTATCGATCAATTTCGGCGAGCCCTTGGAGGCGAAGTTGGAATATGTTCGTCGTGAATGGACATGGCGCCCGCTTACCGATGTCAAGGGTACCGTCGCGGTCCTGTCCACGACCGGCGCAATGCTCTATTATCACTGGTTGTTTCAACTTCTTCCTCGGTTCGAGTTGATGAAGCGCTCCGGCGTTGATCTGAATTCGATCGACTATTTTCTCGTCAACAGCAGGAAGGCTCCGTTTCAACGGGAGTCGCTGGCAGCGCTCGGGATTGATCAGCGCAAGATCATCGAATCGTCGATGGTGCCTTACCTGCGGGCAAGCACTTTGGTAGTGCCTTCGGTGCCGCTATCGGGAGGCTGCTACGCGCCCTGGATGCGCGAGTTTCTCAGGAACACTTTTCTTCGAGGCGTCGACAACGAGATGGAGCCAGCAACCCGGCGGCTTTACATCAGCCGCGGAAGTGCCGGTTACAGACGCGTTCTTAATCAGGGAGACGTTGTTCGGTTACTAGATCAATTTGGTTTCGAAGAAGCAAAATTTGAGACAATGTCCGTCCGACAGCAAGCTGCGACAATTGCGTCGTGCGAAGCTATTGTCGCTCCCCACGGCGGTGGACTTAGCAATCTTATATTCTGTAGACCGGCAACGAAAGTGATCGAAATTTATTCTCCCGAACTTGTCGCCGGTTACTTTTGGAAGATTAGTGCATTGCTTGGGTTGGATTACTATTACCTGTTGGGAAAAGGACCGTCTTCGTCCACCGACGTAGATTACCCCCAAAGTTGGAATGCTAGCGCTGACATCGAAGTTGATTTGGATCGTTTGAGAGAGACACTTGAACTAGCAAACGTTCGTCCGATCAAGGATGATCGCACGCAGTCTCTTAAGGTCCGATCTCGATGA